The Aliiroseovarius sediminilitoris region CCATAATTCGATTCTGGGCATGGAACCCGGCAAACCCGCCGAAGGCCTCGTCCGCGACATGCTGATGGCGTATGACGATCTGCCGGACGGCGCGTTGGAAGGATACACCCTGCCGGTCTCTGACGGATCTGCCCGAAACCGCGATGGGTTGCGCCGCGCAATGGATCTGATGGCGGAGGCCGGTTGGACCGTTCAGGACGGCGTGATGAAGAACGCCGAGGGTCAGCCCTTTACCTTCGAAATCCTGCTGAACACCGGATCGTCCGAGAACCGGCAGGAGATCGACATTTTCGCAAGCGCGTTGGAGCGTTTGGGGATCGCGCCCACCATCACTTCGGTTGACAGCGCACAATATACGGAACGCACCAACGTGTTCGACTTTGACATGGCCTATTATTGGCGCGGATTGTCGCTGAGCCCAGGCAACGAGCAGAAGCTCTATTGGGGATCGGAAAGTGCTGATAAAGAAGGCACACGCAATTGGATGGGCGTCAAAAGTGCCGCGATCGACGGTCTGATCGACAAGATGCTGAACGCAGCCGGTCAGGACGAGTTTCGTGCCGCCACCAGGGCGCTGGACCGGGTGCTGACCGCCGGTCGCTATGTCATCCCGCTGGGCTATACTGACCTGTCGCATATCGCCCATGTGAAAGAGCTGAAATACCCCGAACGTGTGCCGATGTATGGCGATTATCTGGGCTTCCAGCCCGAGATCTGGTGGTACGAGGAATAGGGTTGTTTCCGCCCGGCCCCTGCGTTAGGGCACTTTTGCGTTTCGTGGTTAGACCACGCGTAACACGGGGAATGGGGTCGCCGGATGGGACTTTTTGAACGTTACCTGTCGCTTTGGGTGGCGCTTTGTATTCTGGCGGGCGTTGTGTTGGGCAATACTGCGCCCGACCTGTTTTCACTGATCGCCGGGGTCGAGTTTGCAAACGTCAACTTGATGGTCGCCATCCTGATCTGGATCATGATCTATCCGATGATGGTGCAGGTCGATTTCGCCTCGATCCGCGATATCGGACGACGGCCCAAGGGGTTGGTTCTGACAGTGGTGATCAACTGGCTGATCAAGCCGTTCACCATGGCCGCGCTCGGCTGGTTGTTTTTCCGGGTGATCTTCGCTGGCTGGGTCGATCCGCAAACCGCCAGTGAATATATCGCGGGGATGATCCTTCTGGGCGTCGCCCCCTGCACCGCCATGGTGTTCGTCTGGAGCCAGCTGACCAAGGGTGACGCCGCCTATACGCTGGTGCAGGTCAGCGTGAATGACGTGATCATGATCTTCGCCTTTGCCCCGATTGCCGCGTTTCTTCTCGGGATCAGCGACGTGACCGTGCCGTGGCAAACGCTGCTTCTGTCCGTCGTGCTGTATGTCGTGTTGCCGCTGGCCGCAGGGGTCTGGACGCGCCACCGACTGATGCAGTCCGGCAAGGCTCAACTGGACGCCTTCCTTGCCCGCCTGAAACCGTGGTCAGTAATCGGGCTACTGGCCACCGTCGTTCTTCTGTTCGGCTTTCAGGCGCAAACCATCCTGGCCAAACCGCTGGCCATCGTGCTGATTGCCATCCCGCTGCTGATCCAGACCTATGGCATCTTCGCCATCGCCTATGGCGCTGCCCGCGCGATGAACCTGCCCCACAACATCGCCGCGCCAGCCTGCATGATCGGCACGTCAAACTTCTTTGAACTGGCCGTCGCGGTCGCCATTTCTCTCTTCGGCCTGAACTCGGGCGCGGCGCTGGCAACCGTCGTCGGCGTGCTGGTCGAGGTGCCGGTCATGCTGTCGCTTGTGACCTTCGCAAACAAGACGCGGCATTGGTTTCCGGGGTGAGGGTTCTGACGACCAGAGCGTTTACGACGGGGTAAATGACCGGTTGGAGCCCAGAGTCACCGATGCTGCAGCGCACCAATGTCCGCTATCCGGACCGGTGCGTTGGCAACCGAATTCTATCAACTGGTCAGAGTTTCCACTCGAACCCGACGGCTTTTTCAGACTCATTCCAAAGACGTGTCATGACAGCCTTGTCATGGGCGTGGGCGTTCAGTGTGCCTTTGCCGACCGGGCCGACCGCTTCCATGCGGCCCGTCGGACCGTAGAGGGCGCGTTGATCGGTCAGGGCTTCTTCGGTCGCGCACATGACTTCGGGGTATGAGCCTTGTTCCGCAGTCTGGACCATTGGCGTCTTGGTCATCAGCCACCAGATGAACCGCATCGTGCGGCTGCCGCTGGTGGTGATCAGCGATGTGGCTGACGAGCCCGGATGGCAGACGAAGACCTCGACCTCATTGCGCCCTGCAGCGGCCAACCGGTCCTGCAGTTCGTAGGCAAACATCATCTGCGCCAGCTTGCTTTGCGAGTAGGCAGTGTTCGCGCCGTAGCCCTCATCCCAGTTCATATCCTCGAACTTGATGGTCTTGAGACCCATGTTGTAGCCGAGGCTCGCGACGACCACGATCCGGCCTTTGCTCTTGGCGATGCGGTCGAACAGCAGGCCATTCAGCAGAAAATGCCCATAGTGGTTGGTGCCGAGCTGACTTTCAAACCCATCAACGGTCAACTTGCGCGTTGGCACCTGCGCAATAGCCGCGTTGTTGATCAGCGCGTCGATCCGAGGCACGGTCTTCAGGACCTCTTCGGCGGCCTCGCGCACGCTGTTCAGAACGGACAGGTCCATGCGGATGAAGCGCACGTCGGCCTCTCCGCCGAATACCTGTTTCAGGTCCGCGATTGCGGCCGCGGATTTCTCGGCTGAGCGGTTCAGCATCACCACCTTGGCGTTCTTCTTCAGCAAGATGCGCGCGGCCTGAAAGCCTGCGCCAGCGTTGGCGCCGGTGATGATGTAGGTCTTGCCGGACAAGTCGCCGAGGCGCTCGGGTGTCCAGCCTTTCGGTCCGAATGTTGTATCTGTCATTTTCTGTCTCCTGCCAGCCCAAGCTGGCGGTTTAGGGTGTCATCGTCTGAAAGCACAGATAGAACCAGTCGGGACCTAGAAACAGGCGGTATCCTCTCGATTACTTGCCCAATCGTCTCAACCCCATTGCAAATATGAAAGTCCTCTGCCAGCTAGAGTGCATGACCAAAGACCGGATCAAAAACCTTATCGAGCGCCGTCTGCCAGAGGCAGGCCTCGTCGATACCGCGTTGAAAGGCGTCCAGCTTTTCCGGGTGACCGAGGCCATGCCCTGCGTCCCTGCTGTCTACGAGCCCACGGTGGTGGCTATTCTCAGTGGCACGAAGGAAGCTGTGCTGGACGGTGAGCACCACGTCTATGGCAGCGACAAATACTTGCTGTGCCCCATGACCTTACCGGTTGAGGCTGGCACGCCACAGGCGTCCGAAGAAGATCCTCTGATCGGCGTGGTGATCGCTTTGGATCCTCGAATCATGCGCGAGCTCACCATGGAGATCGGGACCGCCGCTGGTGGCAACAGACAATCGCGGGATAGCGCGCCATCGGCTTTGGCATTGGCGTCCTGGGATGGTGGTTTCACGCAGGCACTGCTGCGGCTTCTCGATCTGCTCGACAATCCGGTTGATCTCGAGGTGCTCGGACAGGGGCGACTGCGCGAGTTGTGTTACGCGGTGCTCACGGGCGAGGCCGGGGCCGCCGCAAGACGGGCCTTTGGCGTCGGCAACGAAATCGCGCGCTCCATCGACTACCTCTCAACCCACCTGAAAGAGCAGGTTACCATCGACGATATGGCCGACCACGTCGGCATGAGTCGGGCGGTATTCCATCGGCGGTTCAAGGAAGCCACGACGATGTCTCCGATACAGTTCGTGAAGTCTATGCGGCTGAACAACGCCGCCATGAAGATTGCCGAAGGAAAGACCGTGTCGGAGGCGGCGTGGGATGTCGGCTATCAAAGCTTATCTCAATTCAGCCGTGAGTTTAAGCGGATGTATGGCCAGCCACCCCGGCAATGGAGCCACGACCGACAAGCAACGACAGGGGTAGCCTAGGGCCAAGATAGCGGACCTTGAAAGAAGCAAAATGAACGGCAGATCCGTCCGCACAGCCGACAGTCACCCAACATCGCCCCCCCCTTACACCAGTGACGTGACCCACAGGATCGTCGCATCCTCGGCACTGGTCGAGATCACGTTGTGTCCCATAGACGCGTCGTAATAGGCGCTGTCGCCGCGTTTCATTTCGACCGGTTCATAGAACTCGGTGATCAGGCGGATGGCGCCGGTCAGGACATAGAGGAATTCCTCGCCGTCATGGCGCACCCAGCCGTCGAACTCGTCAAACGACCGCGCCCGCACCCGTGCACGATAGGGCAGCATGGTTTTCTTGGTCAGCGCACCGGCCAGCAATTCGTGCTCATAGGTGGCGGTGGCATGCGCCGCGCCTTCGCCGGTTTTGGTCACGGCCATGCGGCCCGACACTTGTGCGGCTTTTGGCGCGGTGAACAGTTGCGGCACCGAGATTTCCAGCCCGACCGCCAGCTTCTTCAACGCCTCATAGGTGGGCGACATCTGACCGTTTTCGATTTTCGACAAGGTTGACCGGGCCAGCCCTGCCTGCCGCGCCGCTTGTTCCAACGTCCAGCCGCGCGATTTGCGCAGATCGCGCACCCGCGCGCCAAGGTCCAGCGGGCTGGGATCGGGGCGATCATCTTCGTTTTCACGGGCCAGTCGGATCAGGCTGGGTTGTTCGGGCTTTGTCATGCGCTTTCAATACACGGAAACCCGGGTGATGCAACGGTGCACCCTTGCAAGTTCGCCCGGACGTTGGCACATCCCCCTTATGCTGTCCGAGTTTCGCCCCACCGCCCCGCTGCCCTCCGCGCCACAGGCGTTCAACATGGCGCGCTATGTGCTGACCCATGCGGCAGATCTGGGCGACAAGACGGCCCTGTCGGTGGTGACGCCGCACGGAACGGACGAGACCCATTGGACCTTTCGCCAGTTGGACCGTGCTGTGCGCGGCCTGGCGGGCGGGTTGTTGGCGCAGGGACTGGCACCGGGCGACCGGGTGCTGTTACGACTTGGCAACACCGTGGATTTCCCAATTTCTTTTCTGGGTGCGATTGCAGCGGGGCTGGTGCCGGTGCCGACCTCATCCCAGTTGACGCAGGCGGAAATCACCAAGATGTCGGCCATGGTCGCCCCGAATCTGATCATTGCCGATGACGGGATTGCCCTGCCTGCTGACACGAATGCTCCGGTTCTGGATGTGGATGGGTTGCACGGATTGGCCGATTATGCGCCAGCCCCTTTCCACATGGGCGACCCCGAACGGCCGGGTTATATCGTGTTCACCTCGGGCACTTCCGGCACGGCACGCGCTGTGGTGCATGCCCACCGTGCGATCTGGGCGCGTCAAATGATGTGGGATGGCTGGTATGGGCTGACCCGCGACGATCGGTTGATGCATGCGGGCGCGTTCAATTGGACCTATACGCTGGGCACCGGGCTGATGGATCCGTGGTCAGTGGGCGCAACCGCCTTGATCCCGGCGGCAGGCACGAGTTCGGCCCAGCTTGGCGAGCTTCTGGCGCGCGAGAGCGCAACGATCTTTGCCGCCGCACCCGGTGTTTACCGTCAGGTGTTGCGCGGCACTTTGCCCGCCCTGCCCGCCTTGCGTCACGGATTGTCTGCGGGTGAGAAACTGCCCGCCACCACGCGCGCGCACTGGGAGGCGGCCACGCTGACACCGATCCACGAAGCCTATGGCATGTCGGAATGTTCGACCTTCATTTCCGGCGCACCCAATCACCCGGCGCCTGACGGCACCCTGGGCTATCCACAACCGGGACGGCATATCGCGGTGCTGGACGCAGAGGGCCACGTCACCCCACGCGGCACGCCGGGCATTATGGCGGTGCATCGCAGCGATCCGGGTCTGATGCTGGGCTATCTTGGTGCAGAAACGCATACAAAGAACCGCTTTTCCGGTGATTGGTTCCTGACCGGCGACACTGTCAGCATGGGACCGGACGGCGCCATCACCTTTGAAGGGCGCTCGGATGACATCATGAATGCCGGTGGCTTCCGCGTCTCGCCGATCGAGGTTGAGGCCGCCATGGCCCTGCATCCCGGCATTCATGAAGCCGCCTGCGCCGAGGTGGCCGTGAAGGATGACGCAACGATCATCGCCTGCTTCTATACGCCCGAAGCTGATCCGGTCCCGCAGGAAGTGCTGTCAACCCATGCCCACGCACAACTGGCGCATTACAAATGCCCGCGCCTGTTCATCCCGCTGAACACGCTTCCGCGTGGTGCCAACAACAAGCTGTTGCGCGCGACCTTGCGTGAACATTTTGAATCGGGATTGTTCACCAAGCTGTGATCCACGGCACTTCCCATCCCTGACATTCCCCGGTAGAGACTTCGCCCAAGGAGACCCCAATGATCCGGCTTGATATTTTTTCCGACCCGATCTGCCCCTGGTGCTATATCGGTAAGTCACGTCTTGACCGGGCGCTTGAGGCGCGGCCTGACCAACCGTTCAAGATCGAATGGCATCCGTTCCAGTTGAACCCGGACATGCCCAAGAACGGTATGGATCGTCGCGCCTATCTGGAAACGAAATTCGGCGGTCAAGAAGGCGCGGTGAAGGCCTATCTGCCCGTGACGACCGAGGCCGAAGCCTCGGGCCTTGAGATCAATCTTGAAGGCATCACGCGCACGCCCAACACGCTGGACGCCCACCGCCTGATCCATTGGGCGGGGATCGAGTTCAAACAGAACGCCGTCGTCGACCGCCTGTTCCGCGCCTATTTCATCGACGGGATCGACATTGGCGACCCCGCGCGATTGGTCGAAATTGCGTCCTCAGTTGGAATGGATAGGGATGTTGTGGGCCGCCTTCTGGCGACAGATGCCGATGCAGACGACATTCGGGCCCGCGACATGGATGCGCGACGCAAAGGGGTCCAATCCGTGCCGACCTTCGTGCTGGCCAATCAACACGTGGTGTCCGGTGCCCAACCGACCGAGCTTTGGACACAGGTGATTGATGACCTGATCGCGCAATTGGCGGCCGGGTCATCTGCGGGGTCATCTGAAAGCCCGGCAGATTGATCACCCGCCGTATTTCCCAGCACATTTCACCACAAACACCGCTGCGGTTGCGGGAATACGTGCTGTTGATCGCGGCCTTGTTTTCGATGGTCGCGTTTTCCATCGACTCGATATTGCCCGCCCTGCCGGAAATCGGCGCGCAGCTGGTTCCTGACAACATCAACAAGGCGCAACTTCTGATCAGCGCCTTCGTGATTGGCGCGGGCCTTGGGCAGCTTATCTTTGGCCCGCTGTCCGACAGCATGGGACGGCGCTTTTCCCTGTCGATGGGCATGTTGCTTTACATGGTGGCCGCTTTTGCCGCCTTTTGGGCACAGTCGCTTGAGGCCATCCTGTTCTGGCGGTTTGTGCAAGGCTTGGGTGCTGCCGGTCCGCGCACCTGCGGCATGGCCATGACCCGCGACCTTTACGAAGGGCGGCAGATGGCGCGGGTCAACTCCATGGCGTTTGGGTTCTTCGTCTTCGTGCCGGCGGTCGCCCCGATGATCGGGCAATGGATCGTGCTGGGTTTTGGCTGGCGACAGATGTTCACCGCCTATATCCTGTTGGCCGCCGCGATCCTGACCTGGTTTCTGGTGCGCCAACCTGAAACCCTGCCGAACGAGCGTCGGCGGCCACTGTCACTGCGGCCCACACTGGCGGCGTTCAAGGTGGTTTTGCAAACACGGGTGACGCTGATCTACATGGCGATCATCACGCTGGCATTCGGTCAGCTTATGGCTTTCATCAGCTCGGCCCAGCAAATCTTTGTCGATGTGTTGGGCGCGGGCACGAACTTCCCCTATTATTTCGCATTGGTGACGGTTTTTTCCGCCTTCTCTGGGTTCTTAAATGCCCAGCTTGTGATGCGTTTGGGAATGCGTCGGCTGGCGCTGGCGGGGTTTGCCACGCAGACGGTTCTGGCCTCACTGACGCTGCTTGCATGGTGGTGGTTGGCCCCACAAGGCGCGTTTGCGCTGTGGCTGTTCTGCGGCTGGGCGACAACGCTGTTTTTCCTGAACGGGCTGAGCTTTGGCAACCTGAACGCGCTGGCCATTCAGCCGTTGGGCCATGTGGCGGGTACCGCAAGCGCCGTGATCGGTGCTGTGCCCACCGTTGCAGCGATCGCCATTGCCGCCCCGATTGGGTTGGCCTTCAACAACACGCCGTTTCCGCTTCTGATCGGGGTCACGACATGTTCGGCGCTTGCATGGGCGCTGATGCAACTGGACCGGGGAAACATGAGCTAGGACCCTGCCGTCTTTGCCTTGCTGGACGCCTCACGCGCCTCTTTCACCTTCATCGCCAGATCCTGCGCGATGGCAAACGCCCCCTTGATCTTGTCCGAGGTCTTGCGCCAGTCGCGGCGCACAACGATCTTGTTGTCACGCACCTTGGCCAGCCCGTTCTGGGCGTGGATGAACTCGACCAACCCTTCGGGCGAGGCAAATTTGTCGTTGTGGAACTGGATCGTCGCACCCTTCGGACCCCCGTCCAGCTTTGCGATGCCCGCACGTTTGCACATGCCCTTGATCCGCACGACCAGAAGCAAGGTGTTGACCTCTTTCGGCAGGGGGCCGAAGCGGTCGATCAGCTCGGCGGCGAAGCCTTCAAGCTCGACCTTGGTGGCGAGCGACGACAGACGACGATAGAGGCCAAGGCGCACATCAAGATCAGGCACGTAAGTATCTGGTATCAGTACAGGAACGCCCAAATTGATCTGCGGTGCCCAAGTGCTGTCAGCGTCTGACAGCCCTTCAAGTTCGCCCGCCTTGATCTTGGCAATCGCCTCTTCCAACATCTGTTGATAAAGCTCATAGCCCACTTCGCGCATCTGACCGGACTGTTCCTCGCCCACCAGATTGCCCGCGCCACGAATATCCAGATCCTGGCTGGCCAGCGTGAAGCCCGCGCCCAACGCGTCCAGCGACCCGAGCACACGCAACCGTTTTTCGGCGGTCGGTGTCAGCGGCACACGCGGCTTGGTGGTGAGATAGGCATAGGCGCGCGTTTTCGACCGCCCCACCCGGCCCCTGATCTGGTAAAGCTGCGCCAGTCCGAACATGTCGGCGCGGTGTATCACCATCGTATTGGCGGTCGGAATGTCGATTCCGCTTTCCACAATCGTGGTGGCCAGAAGCACATCGTATTTGCCGTCGTAGAAGGCATTCATGCGCCGATCCAGCTCGCCCGCCGCCATTTGCCCATGTGCCACCACGAACGTGACTTCAGGGACGTGATCGGCCAGAAACGCCTCGATCTCGGGCAAATCCTTGATACGTGGCACCACGAAGAAACTTTGCCCACCACGGTAATGTTCGCGCAACAGCGCCTCGCGTATGGTGACGCTGTCGAACTCGGACACATAGGTGCGGATCGAAAGACGGTCCACCGGCGGCGTGCCGATGATCGACAGATCGCGCACACCTGACAGAGACATTTGCAAGGTGCGCGGGATCGGCGTGGCGGACAGCGTCAGCACATGCACGTCGGACCGCATTTCTTTCAGCCGTTCTTTATGCCCCACGCCAAAGCGTTGTTCTTCATCGACAATCAGCAACCCCAGGGTCTTGAACCGAACATCCTTGGCCAACAGCGCATGGGTGCCGACAACAATATCCATCGTGCCGCGGGTCATACCGTCGCGAGTCAGGTTCGCCTCGCGTTGTCCGACGAAACGGCTGAGCTGTCCGACCTGAATGGGAAACCCCCGGAAGCGTTCGGCGAAACTTTTATAGTGCTGTCGCGCCAACAACGTGGTCGGTGCAATGACCGCGACCTGCTGACCGGACATGGCCGCCACGAAGGCCGCGCGCATCGCGACCTCGGTCTTGCCGAAGCCCACGTCACCGCAGATCAGGCGATCCATCGGGCGACCCGAGGACAGGTCGGTCAACACATCCTCGATGGCGCCAAGCTGGTCTTCGGTCTCCTGATACGGGAACCGCGCCGAGAACTCCTCCCATGCATGATGGGGTGCGTCCAGCACGGGCGCTTTTCGCAGCTCGCGTTCCGCGGCCAGACGGATCAGTTTGTCGGCGATCTCGCGGATACGTTCCTTCAGCTTGGCTTTCTTGGCCTGCCACGCCCCACCGCCCAACTTGTCCAGCAGCCCGGTGTCCTGGCCGAATTTCGACAGAAGCTCAATGTTCTCGACGGGCAGAAAAAGCCGATCCCCGCCTGCATATTCCAGCGCCAGACATTCATGTGGCGCGCCCATCGCGGTAACGGTTTCAAGACCGGTGAACTTGCCCACGCCGTGATCAACATGGACGATCAGATCACCGGCGGACAGGCCTTGCGCTTCAGTCAGAAAGTTCTCGGCCCGTCGTTTGCGCTTGGGCGCGCGGATCAGACGGTCGCCCAATACGTCCTGTTCGGAAATCACCGTCAGATCCGGGCCTTCAAAGCCGTGTTCCAACGGCCAGACGGACAGATAGACCCCGCCCTTGCCATCCGGCACATCGCGGAAATCGGTGATCCGCGTGGTGGCGATCAGACCTTCATCCGACAGCAGTCCTTGCAGCCGTTCACGTGCACCTTCGGAATAGGACGCAATGATCACCGGTTGATCTATCTTCGTCTCAACATGATCTGTCAGTGCTTTGAACAGATTGATGTTTTCCTGCTGACGCTCCGGTGCGAAATTGCGCCCGATGCGCCCACCACCATCCAGCACGCCTGCACCCGTGGCTTGCGGAAGCGCGGCCAGTTGGACAACCCGCGTATCGGCCAATGCAGCTTCCCAAGCGGCATCATCCAGATACAGCAAGCCCGGCGGGCAGGGTTTATAGACCGTATCCATCCGGTTTTTCGCAGTCATGGCGATCTTACGGGTTTCATACTGATCAACAATCGCCTCCCACCGGCTTAGCCGCGACGGCGTCAATTGATCGTCCAGCATGACCGAGGCATCAGGCACGTAGTCGAAAATCGTCTCCAACCGTTCGTGAAAGAACGGCAACCAATGTTCGTTGCCCTGATGCTTGCGCCCGGCCGAAATGGCCTCATAAAGCGGATCGTCGGACCCGGCGGCCCCGAACTCGATGCGGTAGTTCTGACGAAACCGGGTGATCGCGGCCTCGTCCAGAATAACCTCGGACACGGGGGCCAGTTCGATGCGATTCAACGTGTCGGTGGTGCGTTGCGTGACCGGGTCGAAGCGACGGATGCCGTCCAGCACGTCACCGAACAGGTCCAGCCGCACCGGGCCGTCATGACCGGGGGCGTAAATGTCGATGATACCGCCCCGGATCGCAAAATCGCCCGGCTCCATCACCGTGGGCGCTTGCGAAAAGCCCATACGCACCAGAAACGCCCGAAGCGCATCCACGTCGATCTGGTGATCCACGCGCGCGGTGAAGGATGTTTCTTTCAGCAACGCCCGCTCTGGCACCCGCTGGGTGGCCGCGTTCAGCGTGGTCAGCAGGACAAACTTGCCTGCAATCTGACCCGTCGCCAGCCCCGCCAGTGTCGCCATGCGGGTGGCCGACACGGCTGCGTTGGGCGACATACGGTCAAACGGCAGACAATCCCACCCCGGAAAGCGGAGGATGGTGACATCGGGAGCGAAGAACCCCAGCGCGGCCTCCATCGCGGCCACCCGCTTGTCGTCGCGCGCGACATGCACAACCGGGCCATGACCACGGGCCAGTTCTTTCACCACCAATGTGGCGTCATAGCCTTCGGGGGCACCAGAGAGCAGCAATTTTTCCATGACGGCGAGGTAACGGCCTGAGGTCTGGTGTCAAGGGCGCAGGGTCAGCGCAATACACCCAATGACAGGTTTTGATACATCCCCCAGAGCGAGGTCACGAAGATCGCGCCCATGCCAAGGAACTGGGTTTGGACACGGTGGCGGTTCAGACGTTTACGCAGGTCTTCGCCCTCAAGCGCGCGTTCGCGGATCACGGCCGCGGTGTTCAACGACATCAGTCCAGCCAACGCAATCGGAAACAGCAGCAAAAAGACGGCCTGCGCAAATTCGACCTTGTACCAGAAGCCCAAGATTGCCATCGACGTGAACAAGGCTGCGGCAAAGCCGAGAATCCACAGGCCCGATACGCCCGCGACATACAAGACACGATTGCAGTTGATGCGCACCAGATCTTCAAGATCTTGTTGCGCCTCGCCTTCCAGCCGGGTGGCCTTCTGAATCAGATCAAACGGCACGCCAACCACCCAATGGCTGACGGTGGACCAGGCCACGGCAAGCGCGATCCAGTACCACAGGTTCGAAAAGGACCGCATGTCTATGATTTCAAATACGGTGGAATACCAATCCACGTGCACGTCACCTTGCTTCGGGGCCGTATTCCGGGCGGTCCGAACGTCGTTCGGATCGTCTGCCTGCTCGGGCCGGTCTTATATGTGGCCAGACTAGCTGCGGCGGCGCAGCAATGCCAGCCCGCTTTTGCAGCAAATGGCGGCAGATTGCGCACTTGTGATGGACGTGATCCCATGGCAGGAAGTTTGAAGCCAAATCGGTCAGGTCCAGTTGTGCCCTGCCCGAGCCAGAGGAGACCAAGATGAGCCGCGCACCACATCCGACCACGGTCGCACCGTTTCCTATGACACGCCTGCGCCGGACCCGGTCCAGCGCCGCGTTGCGCAATCTGGTGCGGGAAAACACTTTGACGGTGGATGACCTGATCTGGCCTGTCTTCGTTGTGGACGGAGAGGATCACGAGGACGCCATCCCCTCGATGCCCGGCGTCACCCGCAAATCCGTCGACCGGCTTGTTGTCGCTGCGCGAGAGGCCGCCGATCTGGGCATTCCGGCGATTTGCATTTTTCCAAATACCGACCCGTCCCTGAAAACAGAGGCATGCGAGGAAGCGTGGAACCCCGACAACCTGTCCAACCGGGCCATTCGTGCGATCAAGGCCGCGGTGCCTGACCTTGCCGTGATGACCGACGTGGCACTGGACCCCTATAACATCAATGGTCACGACGGGATCGTCGTCGACGGCGAGATTGTCAACGATGAAACGGTCGAGGCACTGGTGAAAATGGCCTTGGCACAGGCCGAGGCGGGGGCGGATATTCTTGGCCCGTCCGACAT contains the following coding sequences:
- the mfd gene encoding transcription-repair coupling factor, translated to MEKLLLSGAPEGYDATLVVKELARGHGPVVHVARDDKRVAAMEAALGFFAPDVTILRFPGWDCLPFDRMSPNAAVSATRMATLAGLATGQIAGKFVLLTTLNAATQRVPERALLKETSFTARVDHQIDVDALRAFLVRMGFSQAPTVMEPGDFAIRGGIIDIYAPGHDGPVRLDLFGDVLDGIRRFDPVTQRTTDTLNRIELAPVSEVILDEAAITRFRQNYRIEFGAAGSDDPLYEAISAGRKHQGNEHWLPFFHERLETIFDYVPDASVMLDDQLTPSRLSRWEAIVDQYETRKIAMTAKNRMDTVYKPCPPGLLYLDDAAWEAALADTRVVQLAALPQATGAGVLDGGGRIGRNFAPERQQENINLFKALTDHVETKIDQPVIIASYSEGARERLQGLLSDEGLIATTRITDFRDVPDGKGGVYLSVWPLEHGFEGPDLTVISEQDVLGDRLIRAPKRKRRAENFLTEAQGLSAGDLIVHVDHGVGKFTGLETVTAMGAPHECLALEYAGGDRLFLPVENIELLSKFGQDTGLLDKLGGGAWQAKKAKLKERIREIADKLIRLAAERELRKAPVLDAPHHAWEEFSARFPYQETEDQLGAIEDVLTDLSSGRPMDRLICGDVGFGKTEVAMRAAFVAAMSGQQVAVIAPTTLLARQHYKSFAERFRGFPIQVGQLSRFVGQREANLTRDGMTRGTMDIVVGTHALLAKDVRFKTLGLLIVDEEQRFGVGHKERLKEMRSDVHVLTLSATPIPRTLQMSLSGVRDLSIIGTPPVDRLSIRTYVSEFDSVTIREALLREHYRGGQSFFVVPRIKDLPEIEAFLADHVPEVTFVVAHGQMAAGELDRRMNAFYDGKYDVLLATTIVESGIDIPTANTMVIHRADMFGLAQLYQIRGRVGRSKTRAYAYLTTKPRVPLTPTAEKRLRVLGSLDALGAGFTLASQDLDIRGAGNLVGEEQSGQMREVGYELYQQMLEEAIAKIKAGELEGLSDADSTWAPQINLGVPVLIPDTYVPDLDVRLGLYRRLSSLATKVELEGFAAELIDRFGPLPKEVNTLLLVVRIKGMCKRAGIAKLDGGPKGATIQFHNDKFASPEGLVEFIHAQNGLAKVRDNKIVVRRDWRKTSDKIKGAFAIAQDLAMKVKEAREASSKAKTAGS
- a CDS encoding component of SufBCD complex, with the translated sequence MDWYSTVFEIIDMRSFSNLWYWIALAVAWSTVSHWVVGVPFDLIQKATRLEGEAQQDLEDLVRINCNRVLYVAGVSGLWILGFAAALFTSMAILGFWYKVEFAQAVFLLLFPIALAGLMSLNTAAVIRERALEGEDLRKRLNRHRVQTQFLGMGAIFVTSLWGMYQNLSLGVLR
- the hemB gene encoding porphobilinogen synthase, with product MSRAPHPTTVAPFPMTRLRRTRSSAALRNLVRENTLTVDDLIWPVFVVDGEDHEDAIPSMPGVTRKSVDRLVVAAREAADLGIPAICIFPNTDPSLKTEACEEAWNPDNLSNRAIRAIKAAVPDLAVMTDVALDPYNINGHDGIVVDGEIVNDETVEALVKMALAQAEAGADILGPSDMMDGRIGAIRHALEAADHRNVTIMSYTAKYASAFYGPFRDAVGASGALKGDKKTYQMDPANSEEAMRLVERDLAEGADMIMVKPGMPYLDICQRVKDTFGVPTFAYQVSGEYAMLMAAAENGWLDADKVMVESLMAFKRAGCNGILTYFAPRMARLLKGL